ACTGTCTGGCGGTATGCCCGACGGGCGCTATTTCTATTCTGGGATTTAAGCCGGAAAACAGTATCCGGATTAACGAAAAGTCTCTGCCTTCAAAAGAACAAATGAAAACATTTGTCCGCGCCCGCCGGAGCGTAAGACAGTTCGCGCAAGAGGATGTTTCTCCTGTCCTTATTGATGAACTCCTTTCAGATACCGCAAACGC
Above is a window of Candidatus Margulisiibacteriota bacterium DNA encoding:
- a CDS encoding 4Fe-4S binding protein, encoding MMNLNFMVDSKKCTGCKACVSDCPRNIIKFDTHIPKLLNDNCLQCQHCLAVCPTGAISILGFKPENSIRINEKSLPSKEQMKTFVRARRSVRQFAQEDVSPVLIDELLSDTANA